CAGCTTCTCTGAGGCACGCAATCGGCTCAAGCAGGTCATCGACCAGGTCGTGGACAATGCTGACGTCGCGATCATCACGCGCCGCGATGCCGCGGACGCCGTCGTGATGTCATTGGAAACGTTCAACAGCTGGCAGGAAACCGTGCACCTGCTCAAGACCCCGGCCAATGCCGCCCATCTGGCCCAATCGCTTGCACAACTTCGCGCGGGAAAGCTCGAGCCGCACCCGCTCGCTGATGGCTGACCGGCTGCTTTGGACGGCGGCTGCCTGGTCCGACTACGTCTGGTGGCAGGGACAGGACCGAAAGACGCTCAAACGCATCAATCTGCTCATTCAGGACACGATGCGCCATCCCTTCGAAGGCATCGGTAAGCCCGAGCCATTGCGCGAGAATCTGTCGGGACTATGGTCGCGCCGGATCGACGACACCCATCGGCTGGTCTACGCCGTCGAGGCGGGCACGCTGGCCATCATCGCCTGCCGGTATCACTACGAGTGATCCGCTTGCAGGGGGATCGTAGGCTTCGGCCCTGCGCGCAGGACCAAGGCGCGGTTCTTGCGCGCCGCATTTTCGTGTTCCGCGGCTGAACGCCGGCTCAGGCCCTTGAGGAACGTCTCTTGTGGGTCGGGACCACCCGGTAGCCGCCGGGCTTGGAAGGTCCGGAGTCAGACGCATAACTGACGGTCAGCGCCGGCGGCCGGGCGCCGACCCGGACCCGGCGCCGGGAACGCAGTCTTCAGGAAGCCGACCAATGTCGGGCCAGTGCACCGCGCCCGCTGGGAGCGGGGCGGAGCCCCACGGGGGGTAGTGCCGCAAGCAGCGACCAGGTCAGCCTGCGAATTGCCGCACCTGTAGTGGCGCGATGATGATCGCTACCGGTCGACCCCTAGGGCAAGAAGGGCAGGGGGCTTCCTCCGGAAGTTGCTCGGCTTCAGCTCAGCGCAGTCAGGGCGGCGGCACCCCGAGGCGGACCGGGCCACTTTGGCGCACGGCAAGGCGCGTGCGCGGGGGCGGCAGCGCCGGAAGGTCGCGGGCCACCAACCCGGTGGCGGCGGCCGTCTCGTCGCGCACCTCTGAGCGGTCATAGTCGATGCCGACCCAAAGAGTGGAGAACAGGCCAGGCTCAGAGCGTTCCGCGAGGAAAAGGGTCCCGGCATAGACCACTGGCGCGCCGGCAGGCACCTCGATGCGCCAGCGCGGAGCCCGGTCCAGCATCGCGGCGTACGTGAAGGCGTCGGTGCGCCGCGGCGGCAGTATGGCGAGGTAGTAGTAACCAGGCGGCAGTACCATGCTTGCCCACCCTTCGGCCCATGCGGCTTCGGAGGGGCTGTGGGGGACCCAGGCCAGCGGTTGGCCGCCGCTCTCGAAGTCGCCCCAGCCAGTGCCGATCGGGTCGGCGCTGAACGAGCCGATCAGCGGTTGGCGGGTGCTACCGTGCT
This window of the Gammaproteobacteria bacterium genome carries:
- a CDS encoding type II toxin-antitoxin system Phd/YefM family antitoxin: MRIISFSEARNRLKQVIDQVVDNADVAIITRRDAADAVVMSLETFNSWQETVHLLKTPANAAHLAQSLAQLRAGKLEPHPLADG
- a CDS encoding Txe/YoeB family addiction module toxin, with the translated sequence MADRLLWTAAAWSDYVWWQGQDRKTLKRINLLIQDTMRHPFEGIGKPEPLRENLSGLWSRRIDDTHRLVYAVEAGTLAIIACRYHYE